In bacterium, the following proteins share a genomic window:
- a CDS encoding YigZ family protein, giving the protein MEPVIPGAKTGPPHKVMKSTFVGTVIPVTDENAARAIVKEIKAADRKARHVAFAFRIAGNPVREGMSDDGEPHGTGGMPILLLLRNGDITNILVTVTRYWGGIKLGPGNLKRAYRDAAKSALGF; this is encoded by the coding sequence ATGGAACCGGTTATTCCGGGGGCAAAAACCGGGCCTCCCCATAAAGTGATGAAATCGACTTTCGTGGGAACGGTAATACCGGTAACCGATGAAAACGCTGCCCGCGCCATCGTGAAAGAGATAAAAGCGGCCGACCGCAAGGCGCGTCATGTTGCCTTTGCATTCCGTATTGCCGGAAACCCGGTAAGGGAGGGAATGTCGGATGACGGCGAGCCGCACGGCACCGGAGGCATGCCAATTCTCCTTCTCCTGAGAAACGGCGATATCACCAATATCCTCGTAACCGTGACACGCTATTGGGGTGGTATAAAGCTCGGTCCGGGGAACCTGAAACGCGCGTATCGTGATGCGGCAAAAAGCGCGCTGGGTTTCTGA
- a CDS encoding rhomboid family intramembrane serine protease — translation MFPLYSDRPLSRFPFMTLLLIAVNAAVFWIQLTGPGSVAQSVRLYGMIPVDFFHPGTVSIPGRMTPYFSIMTSMFSHGGFLHLGANMLYLWAFGRNVEDDFGHFRFLVFYLASGICAVLAFAFAFPAGTVPLVGASGAIAGILGAYFLRFPGSRIYCLVILIIFVRIIPIPAFIMLGLWFVIQLSQSMTSIVAAEGAAGQGGVAFISHVAGFVVGIVWTLWELRRRYHHGR, via the coding sequence ATGTTTCCCCTGTACAGCGACAGACCATTGTCACGATTTCCGTTCATGACACTGCTGCTCATCGCGGTTAACGCTGCTGTTTTCTGGATACAGCTGACAGGTCCGGGATCGGTTGCGCAATCGGTGCGGCTCTATGGCATGATACCGGTCGATTTCTTTCATCCGGGAACGGTCAGTATTCCCGGCCGTATGACTCCGTATTTTTCGATTATGACGAGTATGTTTTCCCACGGCGGATTTTTGCATCTCGGCGCAAATATGCTCTATCTCTGGGCTTTCGGCCGTAATGTCGAGGACGATTTCGGCCATTTCAGGTTTCTCGTTTTTTACCTTGCCTCCGGGATTTGTGCCGTTCTGGCGTTTGCGTTCGCTTTTCCCGCCGGAACCGTGCCGCTCGTGGGTGCGTCCGGCGCGATAGCGGGCATTTTAGGAGCGTATTTTTTACGGTTTCCGGGTTCACGGATATACTGTCTGGTGATACTGATCATTTTTGTGCGGATTATCCCCATTCCGGCATTCATCATGCTCGGGCTCTGGTTTGTAATACAGCTCAGCCAGAGCATGACGAGCATCGTTGCCGCGGAAGGCGCCGCCGGACAGGGTGGTGTGGCATTCATTTCACATGTGGCCGGTTTTGTCGTAGGGATTGTGTGGACGCTGTGGGAACTGCGGCGCCGGTATCACCATGGCCGCTGA
- a CDS encoding nitrilase, with amino-acid sequence MRVGYIQFKPEFGAVEANVETMKRLISSAEADLLVLPELATTGYTFLKKADLAGISERFETSPSLDALMKVAAKRSCGIVVGFAENDGGRLYNSAALLRPDGSRELYRKIHLFGTETIIFEPGNIPFAVHDFNGFRLGMIICFDWFFPESVRVLALKGAQIICHPVNFVLPWGQRAMVIRSIENRVFSVTANRYGSETVGDKTFSFTGASQITTPGGEVLASAPPEGDHVAVVDINPVDADNKSINKYSDLFKTRQPGFYKEITES; translated from the coding sequence ATGAGAGTTGGTTATATTCAGTTCAAGCCGGAATTCGGCGCGGTCGAGGCCAATGTGGAAACAATGAAACGTCTTATCTCCTCGGCCGAGGCCGATCTCCTTGTCCTTCCGGAACTCGCGACGACGGGGTATACGTTTTTGAAAAAGGCCGATCTGGCGGGCATATCCGAACGGTTCGAGACATCGCCGAGTCTCGATGCGCTCATGAAGGTCGCCGCCAAGCGGTCGTGCGGAATCGTGGTGGGATTCGCCGAGAATGACGGCGGCAGGCTGTACAATTCCGCTGCCCTCCTCCGTCCCGACGGGAGCCGTGAACTCTACCGCAAGATTCACCTCTTCGGAACGGAAACCATCATTTTCGAGCCGGGGAATATCCCGTTCGCCGTGCACGATTTCAACGGATTCAGGCTCGGCATGATCATCTGCTTCGACTGGTTTTTCCCGGAATCCGTACGGGTTCTTGCCCTCAAAGGCGCACAGATAATCTGTCACCCCGTCAACTTCGTGCTTCCCTGGGGACAGCGCGCCATGGTAATCAGGAGCATTGAAAACCGCGTATTCTCCGTCACGGCCAACCGTTACGGCAGTGAAACTGTTGGCGACAAAACCTTCAGTTTCACCGGCGCAAGCCAGATAACGACTCCGGGTGGCGAGGTGCTCGCAAGCGCGCCGCCTGAAGGCGACCATGTCGCTGTCGTCGACATCAACCCCGTCGATGCGGACAATAAAAGTATCAATAAATACAGTGACTTGTTCAAAACCAGGCAACCCGGATTCTACAAAGAAATCACCGAATCATAG
- a CDS encoding ferredoxin, translating into MKAFVDPTLCTACGLCVDTCPDVFEMEDVAVVIVDTVPADLEQCVIEATESCPVEAISFE; encoded by the coding sequence ATGAAAGCATTTGTTGATCCCACACTCTGCACAGCCTGCGGTCTCTGTGTTGACACATGCCCCGATGTATTCGAAATGGAAGATGTTGCGGTTGTAATTGTCGATACCGTCCCTGCCGATCTCGAACAGTGCGTTATCGAAGCGACGGAGAGCTGCCCGGTTGAGGCGATATCGTTCGAATAA
- a CDS encoding transketolase family protein: MAKMATRKSFGQALLELGGIHRDIVVLDADLSKSTMSKMFADKYPDRFFEMGISEANMIGAGAGLALAGKKPFICSFACFVTGRYDTIRISVAYSEAPVRIVGTHAGIGIGEDGNSQMGLEDIGLMRGLPHMTVIQPADDIETRLAVRWMVENDVPSYLRLTRQNVTDVNGPGYKFTIGKAVELVPGKDITIMASGGPVHHAVAAAELLKKDGISAGVVNIHTIKPIDAEAIRRCARETGHIVTVEDHNIIGGLGTAVAEVLAESGAGKLTRHGLRDAFGESGTCEDLYKKYRFDPEGIAEVVKEALGR, encoded by the coding sequence ATGGCAAAAATGGCTACACGAAAATCGTTCGGCCAGGCTCTCCTCGAGCTTGGCGGTATTCACAGGGACATTGTGGTGCTCGATGCGGACCTGTCCAAATCCACCATGTCAAAGATGTTTGCGGACAAATACCCCGACCGTTTCTTTGAAATGGGCATTTCGGAGGCGAACATGATCGGCGCCGGCGCAGGACTCGCGCTCGCCGGGAAAAAACCGTTCATCTGCTCGTTCGCGTGTTTCGTCACCGGCCGCTACGACACCATCCGTATCTCCGTGGCCTACTCGGAAGCCCCGGTCCGTATCGTGGGAACCCATGCAGGCATCGGCATCGGCGAAGATGGCAATTCGCAGATGGGGCTCGAGGATATCGGTCTCATGCGCGGCCTGCCACATATGACCGTCATCCAGCCGGCGGACGACATCGAGACACGGCTTGCGGTCAGGTGGATGGTGGAAAACGATGTCCCGAGCTATCTGCGGCTCACCCGTCAGAATGTCACCGATGTCAATGGCCCCGGGTATAAGTTCACTATCGGCAAGGCTGTGGAGCTTGTCCCGGGGAAAGACATAACCATCATGGCCTCGGGCGGGCCGGTTCATCATGCCGTCGCGGCAGCGGAGCTGCTCAAAAAGGACGGCATCTCGGCCGGCGTGGTCAATATCCATACGATTAAACCGATCGATGCCGAAGCGATACGGCGCTGCGCCCGTGAAACCGGACACATCGTCACCGTCGAGGATCACAACATCATCGGCGGTCTGGGAACGGCCGTTGCCGAGGTTCTGGCCGAATCGGGCGCGGGGAAGCTCACCCGTCACGGCCTCAGGGATGCGTTCGGCGAATCGGGAACCTGTGAGGATCTCTATAAAAAATACCGTTTCGATCCGGAAGGCATCGCGGAAGTTGTAAAAGAAGCTCTCGGCAGGTAA
- a CDS encoding transketolase, translated as MSKPYDKEYLRELARQSRIDVIKMLTAAESGHSGGSLSEIEIIVSLYGHVMNHDSKNPSMKNRDRFVLSKGHGIPGQYAVMANLGYWPRESLLSLRKVDSPFQGHPDRCRLSALEASTGSLGQGLSIALGYALASKLENNAFRVYCLIGDGESQEGQIWEAALAAPKFKVDNLVCILDYNKAQIDGYVKDVMPIEPIADKWKAFGWHVISVDGHDFDDIIDAFNEAASTKGKPTFIIADTVKGKGVSFMEGLVDWHGVAPNKEQEAKALEELSA; from the coding sequence GTGTCAAAACCTTATGATAAAGAGTATCTCAGGGAACTGGCACGTCAATCGCGCATTGATGTCATCAAAATGCTCACAGCCGCGGAGAGCGGCCATTCGGGCGGGTCTCTTTCCGAGATCGAGATCATTGTCTCGCTTTATGGTCATGTCATGAACCACGACAGCAAAAACCCGTCGATGAAAAACCGCGACCGTTTCGTTCTCTCGAAGGGTCATGGCATCCCCGGACAGTACGCGGTCATGGCAAACCTCGGATATTGGCCCCGCGAGAGCCTGCTTTCCCTGCGCAAGGTCGATTCCCCGTTTCAGGGACATCCCGACAGGTGCAGGCTTTCAGCCCTCGAAGCATCCACCGGCTCGCTCGGCCAGGGATTGAGTATCGCCCTCGGATATGCGCTCGCTTCAAAGCTCGAAAACAACGCGTTCCGCGTTTACTGCCTCATCGGGGATGGCGAGAGCCAGGAGGGCCAGATATGGGAAGCGGCCCTCGCGGCTCCCAAATTCAAGGTCGACAACCTCGTGTGCATACTCGATTACAACAAGGCTCAGATCGACGGGTATGTGAAGGATGTCATGCCTATCGAACCGATTGCCGACAAATGGAAAGCATTCGGCTGGCACGTGATTTCAGTGGATGGGCACGATTTTGACGACATCATTGACGCTTTCAATGAGGCTGCATCGACAAAGGGTAAACCGACGTTTATCATTGCAGATACGGTCAAAGGGAAAGGCGTATCCTTCATGGAAGGTCTCGTCGACTGGCATGGCGTCGCCCCGAACAAAGAACAGGAAGCGAAAGCCCTTGAAGAGCTGAGCGCTTAA
- a CDS encoding TetR/AcrR family transcriptional regulator, producing the protein MTAKTYQTTTNLVENIIRSAAERFKKYGYGKTTVNEIAADLHISKKTLYAIFPSKEEIVREVAWRETVEIIRKFNYTVPTDMKSDSLLIALCRFIFLDRIKNGKTGLFRGIYSEDLEIRKAFTGALSRVIATLYEDGIKRGLLKPLDPVFAASVVVNMVDTATGYFHAAEQPVQMFDGALRLIADAVSYKDRIAFNAMG; encoded by the coding sequence ATGACCGCTAAAACATACCAGACAACGACAAATCTTGTCGAAAACATTATTCGGAGCGCCGCGGAACGCTTCAAAAAATACGGGTACGGGAAAACGACAGTCAATGAGATTGCCGCCGATCTTCACATCAGTAAAAAAACCCTTTATGCAATATTCCCGTCAAAAGAAGAAATCGTTCGCGAGGTGGCATGGCGCGAAACAGTGGAGATAATAAGAAAATTCAACTATACGGTCCCGACTGACATGAAGTCCGATTCACTCCTCATCGCTCTGTGCAGATTCATCTTTCTCGACAGGATTAAAAACGGGAAAACAGGGCTGTTCCGGGGAATATACAGTGAAGACCTCGAAATTAGAAAAGCCTTTACCGGCGCACTCAGCCGTGTAATCGCGACGCTCTACGAGGATGGCATCAAGCGCGGTCTTCTGAAACCGCTCGACCCTGTTTTTGCAGCCTCGGTTGTCGTGAATATGGTCGACACCGCGACAGGGTATTTTCATGCGGCAGAACAGCCTGTACAGATGTTTGACGGCGCGTTGAGATTGATAGCGGACGCTGTCTCTTACAAAGACCGTATTGCTTTTAATGCGATGGGATAA